A genome region from Labilibaculum antarcticum includes the following:
- a CDS encoding S46 family peptidase yields MIKKISLLLIAFILLIGAQAKADEGMWIPMLLEKYNIEDMQKAGFKLSAADIYSLNEACLKDAVVGLGREGSPFHHFCTGELISDEGLMVTNYHCGYGAIQDHSTLEHDYLKDGFWAMSRDEELVNEGITASFLIRMEDVTSQVLDSITDETKEDDRQKMIQKHIKKIQKASEKDSDYRASVKAFFNGNQYFLSVYEIYKDVRLVGAPPSAIGKFGGDTDNWMWPRHTGDFSMFRIYADKDNKPASYSKENVPMIPKQSFKISLKGANEGDFTMVFGYPGTTTEYLTSDALDLMTKVDNPHKIKIRTKKLDLMRADMDASPLVRIQYSAKYAGVSNSWKRWQGEIKGLDRLNAISKKKELEKKFEVWANSSDDLETKYAGIVSEMGVLYKELTPVSLARDYAIEAGMRGAEVVSFAHKFKKIARLTKKDKDQLADLVVDLQKSGDKFFKNYNVSTDRKLLAALLKMYSENLEDKYLPKEIVDIRDKYKGDFEAYAEKAMSKSVFTDQAKLNELLSDYKLSRGKRLAKDPIFVLANSIFFFYESEISPVYTKVLTKTTKLQRTYMAGLMEMQKEKIFYPDANSTFRVHYGKVAGYKARNAVTYDYYTTLEGIIEKDNPEIFDYDVPQKLRDLYHAKEFGSYANTQGEMPVCFAATNHTTGGNSGSPVLNANGELIGLNFDRAWEGVMSDLMYDPEICRNVSLDIRYVLFIVDKFAGAGYLLDEMNIVQ; encoded by the coding sequence ATGATAAAAAAAATAAGTCTGCTTCTTATCGCATTTATTCTGCTGATAGGAGCTCAGGCAAAAGCTGATGAGGGAATGTGGATTCCCATGCTTTTGGAAAAATACAATATTGAAGACATGCAAAAGGCTGGATTTAAACTTTCGGCTGCTGATATTTATAGTCTCAATGAGGCATGTTTGAAAGATGCTGTAGTTGGTTTGGGACGTGAAGGAAGTCCTTTTCATCACTTTTGCACCGGCGAGCTGATTTCAGATGAAGGTTTGATGGTAACAAATTATCATTGTGGTTACGGAGCCATTCAAGATCATTCTACTTTAGAACATGATTATTTGAAGGATGGATTTTGGGCCATGAGCCGCGATGAAGAATTGGTTAATGAGGGAATTACAGCTTCATTTTTAATTCGTATGGAAGATGTTACTTCCCAGGTTTTAGATAGTATTACTGATGAAACCAAAGAGGATGATCGTCAGAAGATGATTCAAAAGCACATCAAGAAGATTCAGAAGGCAAGCGAAAAGGATTCAGATTATCGGGCAAGTGTTAAAGCTTTCTTTAATGGAAATCAGTATTTTCTTTCTGTATATGAAATTTATAAGGATGTTCGTTTGGTAGGTGCTCCGCCATCAGCAATTGGGAAATTTGGTGGTGATACCGACAATTGGATGTGGCCTCGTCATACAGGAGATTTCTCGATGTTTCGGATTTATGCAGATAAAGACAATAAGCCTGCATCCTATTCGAAAGAGAATGTTCCAATGATACCAAAACAGTCTTTTAAAATTTCTCTTAAAGGTGCAAATGAAGGTGATTTTACGATGGTCTTTGGATATCCGGGAACGACTACTGAATATTTAACATCTGATGCTTTGGATTTAATGACCAAAGTTGATAATCCTCATAAAATCAAAATCAGAACTAAGAAATTAGATTTGATGAGAGCGGATATGGATGCTTCTCCATTGGTTCGAATTCAGTATTCAGCTAAATATGCTGGTGTTTCCAATTCATGGAAAAGATGGCAAGGTGAAATCAAAGGTTTGGATCGATTGAATGCAATTTCCAAGAAGAAAGAATTGGAAAAGAAATTTGAGGTTTGGGCCAATAGCAGTGATGATTTGGAAACAAAATATGCCGGTATTGTAAGCGAAATGGGAGTTCTTTACAAAGAGTTAACTCCAGTGAGTTTGGCCCGGGATTATGCAATTGAAGCTGGTATGAGAGGTGCTGAGGTTGTTTCTTTTGCCCATAAATTTAAAAAAATAGCTAGACTAACTAAAAAGGATAAGGATCAACTTGCTGATCTTGTTGTTGATTTGCAGAAGTCGGGAGATAAGTTTTTCAAGAACTATAATGTATCTACAGATAGGAAGCTTTTGGCTGCTTTATTGAAGATGTACAGTGAGAATTTGGAAGACAAGTATTTGCCTAAAGAGATTGTGGATATTAGGGATAAGTACAAGGGCGATTTTGAGGCTTACGCAGAGAAAGCAATGTCTAAATCGGTATTTACAGATCAAGCTAAGCTAAATGAATTATTGAGTGACTATAAATTGTCAAGGGGTAAACGTTTGGCTAAGGATCCTATCTTCGTTTTAGCGAATAGTATCTTTTTCTTTTATGAATCGGAAATTTCGCCGGTTTATACTAAGGTGTTGACAAAAACCACCAAGTTGCAACGTACTTATATGGCCGGTTTAATGGAAATGCAAAAAGAGAAAATATTTTATCCGGATGCCAACTCAACTTTCAGAGTTCATTACGGGAAGGTAGCTGGTTACAAAGCTCGAAATGCTGTTACATATGATTATTATACAACATTAGAAGGAATCATTGAAAAAGACAATCCGGAAATTTTCGATTATGATGTTCCTCAGAAATTGAGAGATCTTTATCATGCAAAAGAGTTTGGAAGCTATGCAAATACTCAAGGTGAAATGCCGGTTTGTTTTGCAGCAACAAATCATACTACAGGAGGGAACTCTGGCAGCCCGGTTTTAAACGCCAATGGAGAGTTGATCGGATTAAATTTTGACCGGGCCTGGGAAGGTGTAATGTCCGATTTAATGTACGATCCTGAAATTTGCCGTAACGTATCTCTGGATATCCGCTACGTGCTGTTCATTGTTGATAAATTTGCAGGTGCTGGATATTTATTGGATGAGATGAATATAGTTCAGTAA
- a CDS encoding DRTGG domain-containing protein, whose amino-acid sequence MVKVADVVDKLNAQVICGKDDLNQDIHFGFASDLMSDVLTLDTDNMLLITGMNNLQTIRTSEMSDISYILFVRDKKVSQEMKDLACENNITLIECSYSMFKTCSVLCEMGLEPVY is encoded by the coding sequence ATGGTGAAAGTGGCGGATGTTGTTGATAAACTTAATGCACAGGTTATTTGTGGAAAAGATGATTTAAATCAAGATATACATTTTGGTTTTGCATCGGATCTCATGAGTGATGTATTGACCTTGGATACAGATAATATGCTGTTGATCACGGGGATGAATAATTTACAGACGATAAGAACATCAGAAATGTCCGATATTTCTTACATCTTATTTGTACGGGATAAGAAGGTTTCGCAAGAAATGAAAGACTTGGCCTGCGAGAATAATATTACATTAATTGAATGTAGTTATTCAATGTTTAAAACGTGTTCGGTTTTGTGTGAAATGGGTTTAGAACCAGTATATTAA
- a CDS encoding Maf-like protein, with the protein MLNNLKDYQLILASQSPRRHQMLKELGLIFEIRTKEVEEVYPGGLDTEQIPVYLSELKAKAFEEDIKSNELVITADTIVCVDDWILGKPKDREDAVKMLNALSNRSHQVISGVCLMSKEKKVSFSTTTNVHFKALSDEEIDYYIDNYKPFDKAGAYGIQEWIGFIGIDGIEGSYFNVVGLPIQRMYQELSKF; encoded by the coding sequence ATGCTGAATAATCTTAAGGATTATCAATTAATATTAGCCTCTCAATCGCCTCGAAGACATCAAATGTTGAAGGAATTGGGCTTGATTTTTGAAATTAGAACAAAGGAAGTTGAGGAAGTCTATCCTGGAGGATTAGATACTGAGCAAATCCCAGTTTATTTATCCGAATTAAAAGCAAAAGCATTCGAGGAGGATATTAAATCCAATGAGTTAGTGATTACAGCAGACACAATTGTTTGTGTTGATGATTGGATTCTGGGAAAACCAAAAGACAGAGAGGATGCAGTTAAAATGTTGAATGCATTGTCAAACAGATCACATCAGGTAATAAGTGGAGTTTGCCTAATGAGTAAAGAGAAGAAAGTTAGCTTTTCAACAACTACCAATGTCCATTTTAAAGCCTTGTCGGATGAAGAAATCGATTATTACATAGATAATTACAAACCTTTCGATAAAGCGGGAGCATACGGAATTCAGGAATGGATTGGATTTATAGGTATCGATGGCATTGAAGGATCTTATTTTAACGTAGTGGGTCTACCTATTCAACGCATGTATCAGGAATTATCAAAATTTTAA
- a CDS encoding adenine nucleotide alpha hydrolase family protein, whose protein sequence is MSFKKQHILVLIQDIQSTSIAIKHAFTLAKLFKSGVAIACYPSKKNKANTSVNQYLAENINLQSIPYKIIELKNSKREPNLSIQELDAIFIVTQFPKGSLNHFLKRNAIFKWILEAKIPSILVTEQTNPDCEYKNIIVPIDNKRESKEKMIWASYFGRFNNAIIHLIAPNEKSEGYLRTIKATLLFTKKMFEQFTFEYKIVKTECQSKNINREAIKFSKNYNSDLIVLMSNRNPGWITSYSGPTQLKSILRKEQNPILFINPLKDYYLPCN, encoded by the coding sequence ATGAGTTTTAAGAAGCAACATATACTCGTTTTAATTCAAGATATACAGAGTACAAGTATCGCTATCAAGCATGCTTTTACTCTGGCAAAACTTTTCAAATCGGGAGTCGCCATCGCATGTTATCCTTCTAAAAAGAACAAAGCCAACACTTCTGTAAATCAATATCTTGCTGAAAATATTAATCTACAGTCAATTCCCTACAAAATAATAGAACTAAAAAATAGCAAACGGGAACCAAATCTCAGCATACAAGAATTGGATGCAATTTTTATTGTAACACAATTCCCAAAAGGATCACTAAATCATTTTCTAAAACGAAATGCCATTTTCAAATGGATACTGGAAGCAAAAATCCCTTCTATACTTGTAACAGAACAAACGAATCCTGATTGTGAATACAAAAACATAATTGTCCCAATAGATAACAAGAGAGAGAGTAAAGAGAAAATGATTTGGGCTAGTTATTTTGGTCGATTCAACAATGCGATTATTCACCTAATTGCTCCCAATGAAAAATCTGAAGGATATCTTCGTACCATAAAAGCCACATTACTCTTCACTAAAAAAATGTTTGAACAGTTTACGTTCGAATACAAAATTGTTAAAACAGAATGTCAAAGCAAAAACATCAACAGGGAAGCAATTAAATTTTCGAAAAATTATAATTCCGATTTAATTGTACTCATGTCGAATCGTAATCCTGGCTGGATCACCTCCTATTCTGGCCCCACTCAACTAAAAAGCATTCTTAGAAAAGAGCAAAACCCAATTTTATTTATCAATCCATTAAAAGACTACTACCTGCCTTGCAACTAA